TTTTATGTGTAAACGCCTCGATTGCACCCGGAAAATAATCTTTTAAGTCATCAGGCGTTAAATACTCATCCAGCGGTTCCACCACACTATTATCAATCGCCTTAATCATATTAGCCAACGGTTCTGCAGTTACATCAGGATAATCATTAGCAGCAATCGCGATTTGTTTTTTTTGTACACCGCCATCCCATGAAAGTTTGGTGAGCTCTACCTTCACCCCGGGATGAAGTTTTTCAAACTCAGCAATTTTTTCGAGTACCCACCCAAACTTATCCTGTTGCGGGCCATACGACCAGCGTGGATACTCCCATAATTTGATAACGATCTGTTTCTTTTGTTCCGCAGCGGCACACGGCAATACTGCTGTTAATACACAAGACAATAATATTGAAGACATAGCCAATGTAAAAGCAAACACGCGGATACCCGCGTTTACCGGCTTGTAACCACTTTTCTTTATTCTACTGTTGATTGAGACAACCTCTAAATTCATTCCCTACACTTTGTTGTTAGAACTTAAAATTCATTCCAACATAATGATTCTGGTATGACACTAACCCGCCCATTACCTGAAAAACATACGCATAATTCGCTTCCATCTGCCCGAATGCAAACCCTGCTCCGGCAGAACAATTCAATGACGACTGTGTATCCATTATATAATTAACCCCGCCCCGCACGTTTAACTGTTTCATAAACACATTTTTTTCAATCCCTGCGCTAATCTCAGTACCTTCCGTAGGGTTCATAACAATATCCGCAGTAACAAACCCCGGCGACTTCTGTGGTAAACGATACGCCATCCCTGCGCGTATAATCATTGGCGCTTTATTTTCAGCAGACGAATTAATTGCGATATTCGGCTGGTTAACATTCTTCAACGAAATACCGATATCAATATTTGACATTGCCTTAAACACGGCACCGGCATCCAGAGCCACTCCCTGCGCTTCAGTCCCAGCAGAAAAATACACGTCATTCGCCACTTCATCACCTTTATACGACGCTTTTAATAATTTAACTTCCACCCCGACAGTAAGTTTATCGTTAACAGACTTCGCAGCGGCGATGCCCATAGTATCTTCCGCATACATCCCTGAGACTGACATATTCAACCACCTACCGGCGATTGTAATACCAGCCGCCTTTAACGGCATCCCAAACGCCACCATCCCCTGTGTCACAGCCCCGCCTTCAACCCCGGGTGCGATTTGGTAAAATGCAACCCCCGCCTGCGATGTCACCAACCCAAAAATCCCTGCCGGATTACCAAACACATTATTAACATCACCCGTCAACCCGCACGCACTACCCCCAAGCCCTACGGCACGTACACTTGTAGCGAACTCGGTAAACGCTGCATTACAGGTTGTGATAGTAAAAGACAATACAACTACAGCAAACAGCCAGGTTTTCAATACTCTATACATTGTTACGACAACTCCTTCTTTAAACAATTTAATTAATTTTATTTAATTATAAACGTTATTACAAGCAATTTTTCTGGTTTCACCTCAAAAACATATTTACTTAGCCACTACTACCTGCCCGCTACGCGTTTTCCCTTCATATTGTATTTGATAAAAATACACACCGCTACCCACCGCGCGGTCAGACATATCCGTCCCATCCCATAACACAGTGACTTCACTTGCTGCGGAGGATAACCGGCTAACTTCCTTCACTAACCTACCTTTGATATCGTATATAACAACCTTAACCGCGGGACTACCCCCCGCACTCACGGGAAGATTAAACTTAATCTGTAAATCCTTCTTAACACCATCCGTTGTTGTGGGAGTATAAACTCTCGCGCTTAGAGTAACGTTTGACAACGATTCATTAGGTTCAAGTTCATTATTAATCTCCACCTGTGCGCCAAGTTCAATATACACACTTTTACTGAACGCTTTGTAACCCATATTATTAACTTCCACCTGCCAATACCCGGCAGTACGTACATTACTAACCATGAACCTTCCATCGGTATCAGTCACAGCTATCATCACCACATTATTTTTTGTAAGTGTCACAGTTAACCCTGAAATACCAGTATTACTTGTTTTATCAAGAAAACGCCCGCTTAGTGTACTCCCTTTTGCTTCGGTTAAATTTACCCGTAGTTCAACACTTTCACTTTCAAGCGTAATAGTATCCGAACTTGTACGGTATCCATATTTACTAACCGACACTATATAATCGCCGGTACTAAGATCAATAAACTCATAATTCCCGTTATCATCCGACGTAGTTTTAAGTTCTCCCGGATTCAATACACACTCCGCACCGGGAATTGTTGACAACCCAGTTTCATCATAAATTGTACCGTAAACCCTACCCCCCACAGCCCCTGTTTTAGGAGACATAGCAAACTCCAATTGCACGGTTGCCCCGGAAGTCAGGTTACAGGTTGACACAACAACTTTATACCCACCGAGAGAAACTGTCACAGTATGACTCCCGATAACAAGATTTTCGAACCTCGCATCTCCTGATGCATCGGTAACAAGCTGTGTCATTTCCGGGCTCAGTAAACACGCTGCACCGTTAAGCGCTGCGCGGGTAGACGCATCACGTACAGCCGCAACGATTACACCCTTACTAATCCCAGCACCATACGGTTGAAGAATAACGTTTATCCGTGTCTCCTGCCCGGTAGTAAGAGTAATTATTTGACTAAAAGTCTGATACCCCGCAACCGTGACTACCAGATAACACCCGCCTGCTGCTAAACCTCCAAACCCGTACCATCCGTCAATATTGGAATACACGCTGATATTATTCGCTCCGGAAAGCTGGCACTTGGCATTATACACCGGTGCCCCTGTATTTTTATCTGTAAGATACCCCCATAGTGTCGCGTAGGTACTGACGACAAGCTCAAAATCTACTGTCGAAGTAGTATTAACCACGCCGGTAAATGTAGAACTTTCGGTATTATACCCGTTTACAGTTACGCTAACAGTATAATCCCCGCCTTCCAATCCGATAATACTATACATCCCATCCGTCCCCGTTGTAGCCGTAAGATTATCCGGAGCCACAACCACTGAAACTCCAGAGATCGGCGATTTTGTGATTAAGTCCTTGACGGTACCATTAACACTGCAGGTAGGCAAGCCCGTCCCTGCTGTTGCCTGTGCAGGTGCTGATGGTGAATTTGATATTTTTGAAGAATCAGCGGTATCATTTTTTGATTGAACACAAAAATAGTACGTCACTCCAGCAGTAAGATTACTCAACACATACTCTTCCCTAGCATACCTTTTTTTGGGAACCCAGGTTTGGGTATACGTCGTTGCAGCATTAAATTTAGTTTTAGTATCAATCACACTGGTAGAATACTTAACGACATACGTTTTTGCCGGCTGCATCGTACCATCTTCCCCCGGTGCGGTCCATATAATCTTAACTGTACCAATAGCCGTCCCCGTATTTGCCTTAAGGTCAGTAATTGTAGAAGGCAATTCATAATCCGTAATTCCAAGATAATCGCAGATACCTTTATAAGTTGCCTGTGCGAGTAACCTTCTTCCTTTTTCGTCGGTTAACGCTTTTGTATCGTCCAAATTTGTATGAAACCCGTACTCGATCAACGCACTTGGCTTCTGCACCCCGCGCACTTCCCACCATTTCCAGTTCGCCTGCCACACCCCAAGCGCATTGTAGGTAGTCTTCCACCCGGAATCATAGTACGTTTTCATAATACTAAGCTGCTTTGCTGCCAAAGCTTTCGCAAAATTATAACTATTTGTAATATTTGACGTATGCTCATTAAAATCCCCGCCGTCATAATCTGACGCATCAGTAGAATTATTATCATTATCGCACAATACCACTACCCCGCGTGATGAAGCGGAACTGGTAGCATTTGAATGCATGGAAAGATACAGATCGCACTTATTAAATTCCTTACGTTTCCAGTTAGCATAATACGTGCGGCTGCGCAAACTCTTACTACTTTCCCCTGACGCCCAGGACGCGCTGTAAACCGTAGCCGGTACATTCTCACTGGAACGATTTACATAAAAATAATACCGTGAACTTATTTGCCACCACGGATAATTTGCTGCGATTGTCACAGTTGACGGATCCGGCCCTTTCCCTGTATACTTATCGCTATTCTTAGAACTCATATCCCTAACCCAGTGAAGCCCAGCGCCAGCATCTTCGAGATACGTCTTCACATGCCGTGCAATGCAGTAATTATTCAAATCTTCAATCATCCCTAACTGCGCCTCTCCGCGTTCCGTCGCCCACCGCGTGAGAGTTGAATTCCACACCCACCCATGACCAGGGCTGCACACAATATTTTTCCCGGTCAACGCTCCGGCATCAACCTCTACTGTCCCTGCAATCAATAGCGCAAAAATAATTAAGACGCTAAAACCACACCAGGCTACCAGTTTCTTCATTTTTACTTACACTCCTCTATAATACGAATAAATTTAAAATATCATTCTTATAAAGTTACACTTTGCATTTCACTTAGCGACAACAACTTTACCGTTTCTAACCTTACCCCCAGCTTCAATCTGATAAAAATACACCCCACTTGAAACCTCACGCCCTGAATTATCCGTCCCATCCCATAACGCGTTAACCTCAGCGCTGGAAGAATCTTTTTCCAACTCCTTAACTACCCTCCCGCGAATATCATAAACAACAACTTTAGCATTGACAGTATCGCCGGTATCTGAACTAAAACTTATCCTCAAACTTTTTTTACTACCATTTGTATCCACCGGCGTAAAAACCTTCGCGCTGATAACTATATTCTCCAAACTCTCAAACGGCACAAGCTCAAAATTTTGAAATAATTCACCGCTGATTGATACGTATAAATTAGAACTAACTTCCTTATACCCCACGCTCCCGACAGTCAACGTCCAGTATCCGGCTTCACTTATATTTTCAATACGATACCGCCCATCCTCATCAGTAACAACAGTTCTGGCGGTATTACCTTTAACAGCATTTACTATCAACCCGCCTGCCCCGTTCCCAGTATTTTTGTTAAACACCCTTCCGCTGATAACGCTGCTCCTCTGCTGGACAAGCGTAACATTAAATTCCATTATATACTCATTCATCACAACAGTTTCCGCACTTGCACGATACCCAGTCTTACTGACGGATAAAACATACGTTCCTGTGGATAATCCAGTAAACACATAACTCCCGTCATCCATACTAGTTGTACCATAATTCCCTGGTTGCAGCGTACACACCGCACCGGAAATAATAACATCCTCGCTCCCGGCACTTACTACACCAAACAACCTACCCCCGGACTGCGTATTACCCGCTGATAAACCAAAATCAAGGTATACAGTTGCACCGGAAACCAGTGCGCAGGTCGACGCTAAAGTTTGGTACCCGCCGTATACAACCGTTACCGTATGACTCCCGACAACAATATTGCCAAACCGGTAAATCCCGGCACCATCCGTCACAACAGTAATAATTTCAGGGTATAATGTACACGCCGCGCCGGAAATATACCCGCTCGTTCCGGCAATCTTTACAGTTCCGGTGACAACACCTTTACTGACCCCTGCACCTAATGGGGTTAACTGCATATTCACCGCAGTTTCATTCCCTGCGCTTAATGTCACAATCTGACTCCCGGACTGATATCCATCACATGAAATTGTAAGATAATACGCCCCGGTTGCCAATCTACCAACACCATACCAACCGTTAATATCCGTATTTACGCTAACATTACCAGTTCCTGCTAACTGCACTCTTGCGTTATAAATTCCCGCCCCTGAACTTTTATCCCTGACTATCCCGGTCAACGTCGCATACGTACTCAACAGAAGCTCAAAATTTATGGATACCGTCGCTCCCGCAACTACCCATGTAGTTGACGATACGGTGATATACCCTTGAGCCGTAACAGTAACAGTATTCTCACCCTCACTCAACCCGCTGACCGCGTATCCCCCGTCAACCCCGGGAGTAACCCCAATATTTTCAGGTGAAACCAGCAGTTCTGCAGCAACCACTGGCATCTTAGTAACCAAATCCACAACCTTTCCTTTAACCGTGCCAACAGGCACATTCGCACCGGCAACCGCCTGTGCTGCTACCGACGTACAATTTGAAATTTTAGAAGTATCATTTGTATCATTCTTTGACTGCAAACAAAAATAGTAAGTCACCCCGGCTAAAAGATTACTCAAGACATACTCTTCTCTACTATACCGTTTTTTTGGCAACCACGACTGAGTATACGTTTTTGCGGCGGTAAACTTTACCGTAGAGTCAATACTCGCGGTAGAATATTTAAGAACATAGAGCTTTGCCGGTTGATATGTCCCATCCTCCCCCGGCGCAGTCCACGTTATACGCACCTGCCCGACACCGTTACCTGGATACACACGCAAGTCTGTCACTACTGACGGTAAATCATAATCCGTAACCCCAAAATAATCGCAGATACCTTTGTATGCCCCCAGCGCCATCAACCTCCGCGCTTTCTCGTCAAGTAACGCCCTGGAATCATCAACGCTTGTATGAAACCCGTACTCAATCGTGGCACTAGGTTTTTGTACACCCCGTGTCTCCCACCACTTATAATCCGCCTGCCATACACCATAGGCATTATATATCGGCGCCCAGGTTGGGTCGTAATAAGTTTTCAACATCGCGACAACCTGTGCAGCAAGTTTTTTTGCAAAATTATAACTATTCGTGATATTTAATGTATGCTCAGAAAAATCTCCGCCATCATAATCCGACGCGCTGTTAGAATTATTATCATTATCGCACAACACTACAGTTCCCCGTGGCGCCGGCTGCGTACTTGAAGCATTAGAGTGTATACCCAGATAAAGATCGCATTTATTATACTGCTTCCTCAACCAGTTTGCGTAATACGTACGGCTGCGTAAACACTTATTTTTTTCTGTACCAGTCCCGTAAGCAGGGTCATATACTGCAGCAGGAACGTTCTCACCATAAAAATTTCCATGAAAATAATATCTTGTCCCCACCTGCCACCGCGGATAATGGCACGGTTTTGTTACAATAGCAGTGTTTGGCCCCTGTCCGGTGTAGATAAGTTCCATTGTCCCGGGATTCATATCCCGCACAGTATGCGTCAACGCACTTGCATCATCGAGATACGCCTTTACATGCCGTGCGATACAGTGATTATTAAAATCTTCAATCAGCCCAAGCTGCTGCGCTGTACGTTCGGTATACCAATCCAGTGTTGTGGCTAAATCATTAGGGTTCCACTGCCACCCATGCCCCGGACTGATAACAATATGCCTTCCCGCCAGCACACCGCCGTAAATAACATCCCCACCGGCGGTAAGCACGAATAAAACAGTTAATATTAGAGATAACCCGTTTCTCCTAAACCGCAGTATACCCACTACTCCTTCCGTTTATTACCTTCAAGATACGACGCTAACGCCCTACCCCCGACAGTCATCTTAGTCCCGACAATATTATCCATTCCCATGGAGGTAAGCATATACGCCATCTGGTCATGAATGAACCAAATTTTTTCTTCATCCAGATTCTTTAAGATTTCCGTACTAAAATCTATCTCTACAACGTAATACCCGTCTTCATTTTTATTAAATACACACGACTTAATCCAAGCACCGGTACTAATCAACGTAGTATATCCCAGCGCTTTCTCTTCGTCAGTCGGCCCCTGTAACCATTCTTTAATAATATATTTCGTGCGTTCTACGGGATCCGCAGGTAAATCTTCCGCTGCCGGCGCTTCGCGTTCCAAATCACCGGGATACGAGTCCTTCATAAAAGAAATCTTATACTTATTATTCCCTGCAGGTATCGGAGGAACAGCATCTGAAACAGGCGCTGTACTTACAGCAACCGCACTACTGCTTTGTTTAACTACGAGCGGCGCTTTAACCACCTTACCCGCTACTGCGTTATTACCCGCACCAGCAGCTGCCAACAATGAAACCCCTGCCACTATCCCCGTTACTGCAACTACCATCCCTACGCCTACGGCAAACAACTTTTTTACGTTACTCATTTTACGCATCCTTCCGTATAACTACAGATTAAATTAAACAATAAATATTTTATTTAGCGACCAACACTCTCCCGCTTCTTACTTTCCCACCGGACTCTATCTGATAAAAATACACCCCGCTGGCAACCTTCCTCCCGGCAGAATCCGTACCATTCCAAGTAGCAGTAACCTCCGCCCCGTTAGTTTGTATATCTTCAACGTTCTTAACCATACGCCCTTTAATATCATAAATTTTCACTGCAGCAAGTTCATTCCCGGACGAAAGATTAAACTTCATTGGCAACAAATTTTCTGTCCCGTCGGAAGATACCGGTATATACACCGCCTTAACCTTTACTTCCTCAAGATTACCCTTTTGCGTAAGCTCAACCGCAACATTTTTCGGCATCCCAAGTACAAGGGTAACATTCATTTCTTTATAATCATACCCCACTTTACTGAATGACAACTTACAGCTGGTAAAGTTTAAACTCGTAAAACTAAACACCCCGTCAGAACCCGTCACCGCAGTTTTCTCAATTAAACTCTTTGTAAGCTTCACAGCAACACCCGCTATCGGCTGCTGCGTACTCTTATCCTTAACCACACCGCTTAACTCACTGACCTCGCTTTTTGTGAGGCTGGCATTCACAACCTTTGCTTCATTAGCAACCAGGGTTATATCAACTCTTGCGGATTCGTACCCGTTCTTGGACACCGCAAGAACATAACTCCCGGGACTTAAGTCACCGAACTCGTATGAACCATCACTTCCCGACTTCAACGCACTCCCAACCTGCACGCTATCGAGATACAAGATAATATCCGCATCATATATAGCCGTAGTGGTTCCGGATAGTAAAACTTTCCCGTAAATCTTTGTCTCACTCCCCCCGCTGCCATCGGGAACGAGGTTAATGTTTAATGTCGCCGTTGCACCGGGCGCAAGGTTTGTACTAACAGCTTTAGTAATAAACCCGCCGTAACTCACGGTAACCGTATGGCTCCCCATAACAACATTTTCAAACCGGTACACACCCTCGCCGTTGGTCAGCTTCTGCAAACTCTCCGGGCTTAACACACACACAGCGTTGGAGATTAACTGCGAATTCTGTGAGTTCTTAATTGTCCCGGTAATAACCCCGTAGGTAGACCCTCCGGTAGAAACCAGTGTTTCATCTGAGGTTGTCACCTGTCCTGCAGTCACCACCACAAGCTTACTCTTCGTTGCGTAGTTACTATACTGGAAACTAATCTGATGCGCCCCTGCTGAAAGTTTTACAAGTTTATACACCCCGTCATTATCAGTATAAGCGATCCCCCCGCCGGTAACATCCGTAACCTTTACACCGCTTAACTCTACAGAGAGGACACTATCCGTAACCTTCCCGGTAATCATCCCGTAAGTCCCCCCGGATAATGAAATCACTACTGTCGTAGTACCCCCAGCCACTACAGCGCAGACAGTAGTTGAGGATGTATACCCTGCCGCCGCTGCGGTGATTGAATAACTCCCAGCAAAAAGGTCATTAAAAGCAAATACTCCTCCGGAAGACGCCAGCATACTACTCCCGTCGGGATCACGTGTAACTGTCGCAGCAATACCTTCATCTGTCATCAACCCTTTTACAGTCCCAGATATTTTCCCTACCGCCACGCCGGTGGAATTGGAGACAACAGCGGAGACAGGATTAGACACGCGTGAAGTATCATTCGTAAAATTTTTTGACCGTACAGAAAAATGGTACGTATTCCCCGGAGTGAACCCCGTAAGGATATACTCCTCCCGTGAACGCCGTTTTTTAGGAATCCATGTTTGAGTATACGTAGTTGCAGCATTAAACGTAGTAGTACTGGTGATAGCGCTTGCTGAATATTTCACGATATACGCTGAAGCAGACCCCAGAGTCCCGTCTTCTCCTGGTGCGGTCCATACTAACCTCACCTGCCCGGCAGCAAAACCCGGTGCCGCAACGAGATCAGTGATCTGTGACGGCAAATTATAATCAGTTGCCTTAAAATAATCGCATAACGCTTTATACACCGATTGCCCGAAGATCATATTCCACCGGTCAGTAATCATCTGCGGCCCGTCAATCGCGTTATCATGGAAGCCCGCTTCGAGCATAGCATACGGCGTTTTTGTATACCTATTTTCAGCATACGAAAATGTGCGGTACAGGAACCCGCTGGAACCATTTTTTGACCAGGTAGGATCAACATAACTCTGAAGCTGCGACACAACCTTATTTAGAACAGTAGTTGACAACGTCTTCGCCTTACTATAAATTGCGGTATGTTCCGCCATATCAGTACCATCATAATCCTCAGCATCATCCGAATTATTATCCCCGTCAATCAACATCAACGTCCCCCGAGCTGTACCGGATGCTGCGTTTGTATGTACAGTGATCATAGCATCGCACCGCCCAAGCTTGTCTTTCATTAACCAGTTCGCAAAAAACGGACGTGAACGGTTAGAACGGTTTTTTTCATTTGCCGCCCCTGCGCCGGTAGGGTTGGTATAATAATACGTTGTCCGGTGCACAGTCTCCGGGATTAATAATCCCAACGGATCCTTCTTCATCCAATACGGCGCAGTCATTCTGAACAACGGCTGATTTTCCGCCCCTGCATATGGATGAGAGAGCCCGTACTTAACACTGCTATTGTTGTAATTATAATACTCCCGAACCTGATACGCCGTAGCCCCGCCGCTTTCAAGTATGTAGTTCATAATATGCCAGGTATGCATAGGATTAGAATAATCCTCAATCCCGCCGAATGACGCCCCGCGTTCCGTAGTGAACGCATCAGGGGTCAACGCAGTCTCCCAGAGCATACCATGCCCGGGATTAACCGCAAAAACCCGTCCTTCGAGAGGCAATTCCGCAGACACTGGTACCGGCGACAAAAACAACGGTAATACCATCACTCCTACTGCAAATAAACGTTTTACTGCCAACATTAAATCAGGTCTCCTTCTATAAAAAACCAAAAAATTATTTCTTAATAAAATCTTTTTCTTCGTACTCAAGTTTTGTGGTGTAATGCCCTAGCGCGCGCGGTACACCTTTTTTGTTTACAATACGAATATCAAGCCCGTTAATATCCGCAAACCCCGACTCCCAGAGCGACCACTGCACCTGGTCATACAACCCAGCCAAAAGGTCATCGTCAATCCCGCCAACCACAACTTCCGGGCTTAACTCAAGATATAGAGTCCGCCCGTCAATATCGTTTGGCTGTAAGCTAATTTTCTGGACATACGCATTATTTTTCTTCGCAGCGAGTTTCACCCCGAGCTTTGCTTCAGTTACATTCGGCCCCTTCAGCATCTCGTTAATAATGATCCTAATT
This genomic stretch from Elusimicrobiota bacterium harbors:
- a CDS encoding type IX secretion system membrane protein PorP/SprF; amino-acid sequence: MYRVLKTWLFAVVVLSFTITTCNAAFTEFATSVRAVGLGGSACGLTGDVNNVFGNPAGIFGLVTSQAGVAFYQIAPGVEGGAVTQGMVAFGMPLKAAGITIAGRWLNMSVSGMYAEDTMGIAAAKSVNDKLTVGVEVKLLKASYKGDEVANDVYFSAGTEAQGVALDAGAVFKAMSNIDIGISLKNVNQPNIAINSSAENKAPMIIRAGMAYRLPQKSPGFVTADIVMNPTEGTEISAGIEKNVFMKQLNVRGGVNYIMDTQSSLNCSAGAGFAFGQMEANYAYVFQVMGGLVSYQNHYVGMNFKF
- a CDS encoding carboxypeptidase regulatory-like domain-containing protein; this encodes MKKLVAWCGFSVLIIFALLIAGTVEVDAGALTGKNIVCSPGHGWVWNSTLTRWATERGEAQLGMIEDLNNYCIARHVKTYLEDAGAGLHWVRDMSSKNSDKYTGKGPDPSTVTIAANYPWWQISSRYYFYVNRSSENVPATVYSASWASGESSKSLRSRTYYANWKRKEFNKCDLYLSMHSNATSSASSRGVVVLCDNDNNSTDASDYDGGDFNEHTSNITNSYNFAKALAAKQLSIMKTYYDSGWKTTYNALGVWQANWKWWEVRGVQKPSALIEYGFHTNLDDTKALTDEKGRRLLAQATYKGICDYLGITDYELPSTITDLKANTGTAIGTVKIIWTAPGEDGTMQPAKTYVVKYSTSVIDTKTKFNAATTYTQTWVPKKRYAREEYVLSNLTAGVTYYFCVQSKNDTADSSKISNSPSAPAQATAGTGLPTCSVNGTVKDLITKSPISGVSVVVAPDNLTATTGTDGMYSIIGLEGGDYTVSVTVNGYNTESSTFTGVVNTTSTVDFELVVSTYATLWGYLTDKNTGAPVYNAKCQLSGANNISVYSNIDGWYGFGGLAAGGCYLVVTVAGYQTFSQIITLTTGQETRINVILQPYGAGISKGVIVAAVRDASTRAALNGAACLLSPEMTQLVTDASGDARFENLVIGSHTVTVSLGGYKVVVSTCNLTSGATVQLEFAMSPKTGAVGGRVYGTIYDETGLSTIPGAECVLNPGELKTTSDDNGNYEFIDLSTGDYIVSVSKYGYRTSSDTITLESESVELRVNLTEAKGSTLSGRFLDKTSNTGISGLTVTLTKNNVVMIAVTDTDGRFMVSNVRTAGYWQVEVNNMGYKAFSKSVYIELGAQVEINNELEPNESLSNVTLSARVYTPTTTDGVKKDLQIKFNLPVSAGGSPAVKVVIYDIKGRLVKEVSRLSSAASEVTVLWDGTDMSDRAVGSGVYFYQIQYEGKTRSGQVVVAK
- a CDS encoding carboxypeptidase regulatory-like domain-containing protein, with protein sequence MGILRFRRNGLSLILTVLFVLTAGGDVIYGGVLAGRHIVISPGHGWQWNPNDLATTLDWYTERTAQQLGLIEDFNNHCIARHVKAYLDDASALTHTVRDMNPGTMELIYTGQGPNTAIVTKPCHYPRWQVGTRYYFHGNFYGENVPAAVYDPAYGTGTEKNKCLRSRTYYANWLRKQYNKCDLYLGIHSNASSTQPAPRGTVVLCDNDNNSNSASDYDGGDFSEHTLNITNSYNFAKKLAAQVVAMLKTYYDPTWAPIYNAYGVWQADYKWWETRGVQKPSATIEYGFHTSVDDSRALLDEKARRLMALGAYKGICDYFGVTDYDLPSVVTDLRVYPGNGVGQVRITWTAPGEDGTYQPAKLYVLKYSTASIDSTVKFTAAKTYTQSWLPKKRYSREEYVLSNLLAGVTYYFCLQSKNDTNDTSKISNCTSVAAQAVAGANVPVGTVKGKVVDLVTKMPVVAAELLVSPENIGVTPGVDGGYAVSGLSEGENTVTVTAQGYITVSSTTWVVAGATVSINFELLLSTYATLTGIVRDKSSGAGIYNARVQLAGTGNVSVNTDINGWYGVGRLATGAYYLTISCDGYQSGSQIVTLSAGNETAVNMQLTPLGAGVSKGVVTGTVKIAGTSGYISGAACTLYPEIITVVTDGAGIYRFGNIVVGSHTVTVVYGGYQTLASTCALVSGATVYLDFGLSAGNTQSGGRLFGVVSAGSEDVIISGAVCTLQPGNYGTTSMDDGSYVFTGLSTGTYVLSVSKTGYRASAETVVMNEYIMEFNVTLVQQRSSVISGRVFNKNTGNGAGGLIVNAVKGNTARTVVTDEDGRYRIENISEAGYWTLTVGSVGYKEVSSNLYVSISGELFQNFELVPFESLENIVISAKVFTPVDTNGSKKSLRISFSSDTGDTVNAKVVVYDIRGRVVKELEKDSSSAEVNALWDGTDNSGREVSSGVYFYQIEAGGKVRNGKVVVAK
- a CDS encoding GerMN domain-containing protein, whose protein sequence is MSNVKKLFAVGVGMVVAVTGIVAGVSLLAAAGAGNNAVAGKVVKAPLVVKQSSSAVAVSTAPVSDAVPPIPAGNNKYKISFMKDSYPGDLEREAPAAEDLPADPVERTKYIIKEWLQGPTDEEKALGYTTLISTGAWIKSCVFNKNEDGYYVVEIDFSTEILKNLDEEKIWFIHDQMAYMLTSMGMDNIVGTKMTVGGRALASYLEGNKRKE
- a CDS encoding carboxypeptidase regulatory-like domain-containing protein; the encoded protein is MLAVKRLFAVGVMVLPLFLSPVPVSAELPLEGRVFAVNPGHGMLWETALTPDAFTTERGASFGGIEDYSNPMHTWHIMNYILESGGATAYQVREYYNYNNSSVKYGLSHPYAGAENQPLFRMTAPYWMKKDPLGLLIPETVHRTTYYYTNPTGAGAANEKNRSNRSRPFFANWLMKDKLGRCDAMITVHTNAASGTARGTLMLIDGDNNSDDAEDYDGTDMAEHTAIYSKAKTLSTTVLNKVVSQLQSYVDPTWSKNGSSGFLYRTFSYAENRYTKTPYAMLEAGFHDNAIDGPQMITDRWNMIFGQSVYKALCDYFKATDYNLPSQITDLVAAPGFAAGQVRLVWTAPGEDGTLGSASAYIVKYSASAITSTTTFNAATTYTQTWIPKKRRSREEYILTGFTPGNTYHFSVRSKNFTNDTSRVSNPVSAVVSNSTGVAVGKISGTVKGLMTDEGIAATVTRDPDGSSMLASSGGVFAFNDLFAGSYSITAAAAGYTSSTTVCAVVAGGTTTVVISLSGGTYGMITGKVTDSVLSVELSGVKVTDVTGGGIAYTDNDGVYKLVKLSAGAHQISFQYSNYATKSKLVVVTAGQVTTSDETLVSTGGSTYGVITGTIKNSQNSQLISNAVCVLSPESLQKLTNGEGVYRFENVVMGSHTVTVSYGGFITKAVSTNLAPGATATLNINLVPDGSGGSETKIYGKVLLSGTTTAIYDADIILYLDSVQVGSALKSGSDGSYEFGDLSPGSYVLAVSKNGYESARVDITLVANEAKVVNASLTKSEVSELSGVVKDKSTQQPIAGVAVKLTKSLIEKTAVTGSDGVFSFTSLNFTSCKLSFSKVGYDYKEMNVTLVLGMPKNVAVELTQKGNLEEVKVKAVYIPVSSDGTENLLPMKFNLSSGNELAAVKIYDIKGRMVKNVEDIQTNGAEVTATWNGTDSAGRKVASGVYFYQIESGGKVRSGRVLVAK